In Erigeron canadensis isolate Cc75 chromosome 6, C_canadensis_v1, whole genome shotgun sequence, the following are encoded in one genomic region:
- the LOC122605263 gene encoding shikimate O-hydroxycinnamoyltransferase-like has product MKISVREMTMVKPTDETPRRKLWSSILDVVHPNLHTEIVYFYRSNGDANFFDTQVLKDALSRALVAFYPLGGRLKEYQNGRVEVNCQGQGALFVEAESDGVIDYFGEFAPTMELRKLIPAVDHSLPIESKPVLILQVTYFKCGGVSLGVGMFHSVVDAASMIHFINTWSEMARGLDQITIPPFIDPTLLSARNPPQPVFEHVEYKPAYSPSALKSVLLQKAPSDETTVSSIFKLTRDQLDSLKVKSKEDGNTIINYSTFELLAGHIWKCICKARGLSDDQETKLYFAIDGRARFQPSLPNGYFGNGALLGTTIPTTVAGEVKSNPSSYAASKIHDAIVIRDNNYLRSTLDYLELQPPNMKAVLFGIFQSCNSSNLAISSWAKFPLYDADFGWGRPIFVGLPWLPVEGIGFVLPSPINDGGLSLFIRLKLEHHKRFTNLFYDI; this is encoded by the exons ATGAAGATTAGTGTAAGAGAAATGACAATGGTCAAGCCAACAGATGAGACACCGAGGCGAAAGCTGTGGAGCTCCATCCTCGACGTAGTGCACCCGAATCTTCACACAGAAATTGTGTATTTCTACCGGTCCAATGGTGATGCCAACTTCTTTGATACACAAGTTTTGAAAGATGCATTGAGCAGGGCTTTGGTTGCATTTTATCCTTTAGGAGGTCGGCTAAAAGAATACCAAAATGGTCGAGTTGAGGTAAATTGTCAAGGACAAGGAGCATTGTTCGTTGAAGCAGAATCTGATGGTGTGATTGATTATTTTGGTGAGTTTGCACCTACAATGGAGCTTCGAAAACTCATACCGGCTGTTGACCACTCCCTACCAATCGAATCCAAACCTGTACTCATATTGCAG GTAACCTATTTCAAATGTGGGGGAGTTTCCCTTGGAGTTGGGATGTTTCATTCCGTCGTGGATGCAGCATCCATGATCCACTTTATCAACACATGGTCAGAAATGGCTCGTGGACTTGACCAAATTACTATACCACCTTTCATAGACCCGACCCTCCTTAGTGCTCGCAACCCACCACAACCCGTCTTTGAACACGTCGAGTACAAGCCCGCCTACTCTCCAAGTGCACTGAAATCAGTACTACTTCAAAAAGCACCATCAGATGAAACCACCGTGTCATCAATATTCAAGTTAACACGAGACCAGCTCGATTCGCTTAAAGTTAAATCAAAGGAAGATGGTAACACAATCATCAACTACAGCACTTTTGAGTTGCTCGCTGGCCATATTTGGAAGTGCATATGTAAAGCCCGGGGGCTTTCGGATGATCAAGAAACTAAGCTCTACTTTGCTATTGACGGGAGAGCCCGTTTTCAGCCCAGTCTGCCAAATGGTTATTTTGGGAATGGTGCTCTTTTAGGAACAACAATTCCTACAACGGTAGCAGGTGAGGTAAAATCAAATCCTAGTTCGTATGCTGCTAGTAAGATCCACGATGCAATTGTGATACGGGACAACAACTATCTGAGGTCTACACTCGACTATCTGGAACTACAACCACCCAATATGAAGGCTGTACTTTTCGGTATCTTCCAGAGTTGTAACTCCTCGAATCTTGCAATAAGCAGTTGGGCTAAGTTCCCACTTTATGATGCTGACTTTGGATGGGGTCGACCTATATTTGTGGGGCTTCCTTGGCTTCCGGTAGAAGGTATTGGTTTTGTGTTGCCAAGCCCCATCAATGATGGGGGCTTGTCATTATTCATTCGGCTTAAACTTGAGCACCACAAGCGTTTCACCAACTTGTTCTACGACATCTGA